The following are from one region of the Candidatus Poribacteria bacterium genome:
- a CDS encoding helix-hairpin-helix domain-containing protein: MTRFRKRDTRAFYEEQVGLSLVSTLWILTILSILATQLLYSIHIEQRTQRNFLDRAKFHYAARAGFEWTLAVIRADQTPFDSLGETWAEPIQGQVEDGIQVGNFLNYSVAITDEASKVNINTVDVDLINNLLMQVGAISDEAFIQELANRIVEGRPYRTVRDLARVEGMTSELLYGAQQTGTFAQNRASVQPTSTGTTEGPSTAGFGSPQATSADTPPGLVDLTTIYSVDTSTDPNGEPLVDVNTADANELTQINTQQNQPVFSQAEAESLIQQRDFDRFASLLDVQAVSDELFNNIQDQLTTEDAGGEANEEEETNDPQENRPPGQGQAQQPQGESGQVNINTADVETLQSLQGVDEGIAERIVDHRDSQGLFQNIDAIKDVKMLTQQEFIGISDKITLKEGDIREGLININTAPPEILALLPGMDPQKAQAIVERREEDAPDTSQVQSFTEEEIKGNPFTRISELSQLEDINFETFREVVDSVTYRSHGYRIEANGVDTANRVISTCVGVIDRTGDQIIVKYWLQD, from the coding sequence ATGACGCGATTCAGAAAGCGGGACACCCGCGCATTCTACGAGGAGCAGGTCGGGTTATCTCTCGTCTCAACCCTCTGGATACTCACCATACTCTCCATTCTCGCGACGCAGTTGCTTTACTCGATTCATATAGAACAGCGGACGCAGCGGAACTTTTTGGACAGGGCGAAGTTCCACTATGCCGCAAGAGCAGGTTTTGAGTGGACACTTGCTGTCATACGTGCAGACCAGACTCCTTTCGATTCGCTCGGTGAAACTTGGGCTGAACCCATCCAAGGACAGGTTGAAGATGGAATTCAGGTTGGCAATTTCTTAAACTATTCTGTGGCAATTACAGATGAGGCATCAAAGGTTAATATCAATACTGTTGATGTAGACCTCATCAATAATTTACTCATGCAGGTGGGTGCTATATCAGATGAGGCGTTTATTCAAGAACTTGCCAACAGAATTGTGGAGGGACGACCCTACCGCACCGTTCGTGACCTTGCACGGGTCGAAGGGATGACATCTGAACTTCTCTACGGGGCACAACAAACCGGAACGTTTGCACAAAACAGGGCGAGCGTACAACCGACATCCACGGGGACGACTGAAGGTCCCTCAACAGCAGGTTTTGGCAGCCCACAAGCAACGTCAGCAGATACACCGCCGGGGCTTGTTGATTTAACCACTATTTATTCGGTTGATACCAGCACAGATCCAAACGGGGAACCGCTTGTTGATGTCAATACAGCGGATGCAAATGAACTGACACAAATTAACACACAGCAAAACCAACCTGTTTTCTCGCAAGCGGAAGCGGAATCGCTTATCCAGCAACGAGATTTTGACAGGTTCGCTTCACTCCTGGATGTGCAAGCGGTTTCTGACGAACTTTTTAACAACATACAAGACCAACTTACCACAGAAGATGCCGGTGGGGAAGCGAATGAGGAGGAAGAAACCAACGACCCACAAGAAAATAGACCACCGGGGCAAGGACAGGCACAACAACCACAGGGAGAAAGTGGGCAAGTTAATATCAATACCGCCGATGTAGAAACCTTGCAATCTTTGCAGGGTGTTGATGAAGGCATTGCTGAACGCATCGTTGACCATCGTGATTCACAGGGGCTTTTCCAAAACATTGATGCAATCAAAGATGTGAAAATGTTAACCCAGCAGGAATTCATCGGTATTAGTGACAAAATAACACTAAAAGAGGGGGACATCCGCGAAGGTCTCATCAACATAAACACAGCACCACCCGAGATCTTAGCATTACTACCGGGGATGGACCCACAAAAAGCACAAGCAATTGTCGAACGCCGCGAAGAAGATGCACCCGACACCTCACAGGTACAAAGTTTTACTGAAGAGGAGATAAAAGGGAATCCGTTCACTCGTATCTCCGAACTGTCGCAATTAGAGGATATTAACTTTGAAACCTTCCGTGAAGTCGTTGATTCGGTAACTTACCGTTCACACGGATATCGCATTGAGGCAAACGGTGTTGATACCGCAAACAGAGTTATCTCAACTTGTGTTGGTGTCATTGACAGGACGGGTGACCAGATAATTGTAAAATATTGGCTACAGGATTAG
- a CDS encoding tetratricopeptide repeat protein — protein sequence MPPRQVLFWICVLLITIGNTTVANEKAMSLFSQGVQELHAGELDAALEKFEQVTTIAPDFADAHYHLGLAYYQKTEYRKAIDAFTQTLKLLPRDTEVLIKLGLASHKAAEADAIARLARRTLHERAVKAYQTALEIQPHNVEALNNLGLAYQELGRFSEAIVVYEEGLTLNPDLPQLHANLAIARDLQAGVYSLAAYQHYKVGTRAKRAGRTEAAIAAWKQAIAESPKYLQAYLQLAELYFQSTEYESAIRTYLSAIALISERVPSQRSGTADIFYNLGNSYLYAQQLESAVSAYQQAVELNPEIVGAWANMGTVLLEMERFDAAIAACASALKANATVFSSGKGTLISPSELNAIEFTRNTAQDIKDGEYTMQAYRTWRRGISARNVGDIPTALRLWEQAVTLSPRYAVAHENLAWVYFNLKRFDDAIQSCKTVQMIRPNPQVAQLLTFANELKAGKYSFEAYQLWEQGRRASAAGNLTESVTLLLKAIEVGPEFAAAYNTLAWLYADKLGTNLAEAEKLARRAHKLDPNAIHIYDTLGWILHKQGRHTEALNAFKQALERTPNNPEYLYHASLAAIESGQSSQALKYLAEAIALDKALIQRMQTQREFDAIRFTPAFRNLVR from the coding sequence ATGCCTCCCCGTCAAGTTCTATTTTGGATTTGTGTCTTGCTCATTACGATTGGTAACACAACTGTCGCAAACGAAAAAGCGATGTCCCTGTTCTCTCAGGGTGTCCAGGAATTACACGCCGGAGAGTTAGACGCTGCGCTTGAAAAATTTGAACAGGTTACAACAATCGCGCCTGACTTCGCAGATGCTCACTACCATCTCGGACTTGCTTACTATCAGAAAACGGAATATCGAAAAGCGATTGATGCCTTTACGCAAACCTTAAAACTTCTTCCTCGCGACACAGAGGTGCTTATCAAGTTAGGGTTGGCTTCACACAAAGCAGCCGAGGCAGATGCCATAGCCCGCCTTGCGAGACGAACCTTGCATGAACGGGCAGTCAAAGCCTATCAAACTGCGCTTGAAATTCAACCGCATAACGTAGAAGCACTGAACAATTTAGGGCTTGCCTATCAGGAATTGGGTCGCTTTAGCGAAGCAATCGTAGTGTATGAGGAAGGATTGACACTTAACCCAGACCTGCCGCAACTGCATGCTAATCTGGCAATCGCTCGCGACTTACAGGCTGGCGTTTATTCACTTGCAGCGTATCAACACTACAAGGTAGGAACACGAGCGAAGCGTGCAGGACGGACGGAAGCAGCAATAGCAGCATGGAAACAAGCCATTGCTGAAAGTCCGAAGTATCTACAAGCATATCTTCAGTTGGCTGAACTTTATTTTCAAAGCACCGAATACGAATCCGCAATTCGCACTTACCTTTCGGCAATCGCGTTGATATCCGAAAGGGTGCCTTCTCAGCGTTCAGGCACAGCAGATATCTTCTATAACCTCGGCAATAGTTATCTCTATGCGCAGCAATTGGAATCAGCAGTCTCCGCCTATCAACAAGCAGTGGAACTGAATCCTGAAATAGTCGGTGCTTGGGCAAACATGGGCACGGTGTTGCTTGAAATGGAGAGGTTTGATGCGGCTATCGCGGCATGTGCGTCGGCATTAAAAGCAAATGCCACTGTGTTCTCTTCAGGGAAAGGCACGCTCATTTCACCATCTGAATTAAATGCGATTGAATTCACACGCAACACTGCTCAAGATATTAAAGACGGTGAATACACGATGCAGGCGTATCGGACATGGAGACGAGGGATTTCAGCGAGAAATGTGGGAGATATACCGACTGCGCTTAGATTGTGGGAGCAGGCAGTAACCCTAAGTCCACGTTATGCGGTGGCACACGAGAACTTAGCGTGGGTCTACTTCAACCTAAAACGATTCGACGATGCAATCCAATCGTGCAAAACCGTTCAAATGATCCGTCCCAATCCACAGGTTGCCCAATTACTTACGTTCGCCAACGAACTTAAAGCAGGAAAATACTCGTTTGAAGCCTATCAACTGTGGGAACAGGGACGGCGTGCCAGCGCAGCAGGCAATCTGACGGAGTCGGTTACGCTGCTCTTGAAAGCAATCGAGGTAGGTCCGGAGTTTGCGGCAGCATACAATACATTAGCGTGGCTCTACGCTGATAAATTGGGAACGAACTTAGCAGAAGCAGAAAAGTTGGCGAGACGAGCGCACAAGCTTGATCCGAACGCAATACATATTTACGATACGCTTGGATGGATATTGCACAAACAGGGACGGCACACAGAAGCCCTCAATGCCTTCAAGCAGGCACTTGAGCGCACCCCAAACAATCCCGAATACCTATACCACGCCAGTTTAGCGGCAATAGAAAGCGGACAATCCTCTCAAGCGTTGAAATACCTCGCCGAGGCGATTGCCCTTGACAAGGCACTCATACAGAGAATGCAGACCCAGCGTGAATTCGATGCTATCCGTTTTACCCCGGCATTCCGAAACCTCGTTCGGTAA
- the pilM gene encoding pilus assembly protein PilM has product MAKNQVIAIDIGTNTAKMVQLEQSSGAVHLINANIVTYPDKEDQQQVAESVKRLWESVGDSPVQGNLRSLFNRDRTEVVLALPRFLVNTKRLANLPAAGDEQLASIVAIAAEAELPFRIEEAIFTYHDVQRTSEATSVELISTRRATVTGYLDLLEQIGVSPSGVTPSMIAIAEVAANSAGTKSTFVVDIGAEQTDFCFMQGQELRFSRSFRLGGNHLSEHISSSLNIDIEAAAQEKQYVSASEAPASTWTTQFIAELQRSIVAATAHRESNSRRSSVINDQLQEGSVAATGDSLTDNHSAEEETELWLCGEGARVQDLASICEAELDIPTQLWNPLHTLQQHADIDIRPLHPGVEAILDEWGDTLAVPLGVGLNALKPGPQVSLLPQEAVETLTQTTRQRQLLAAAGLGILLVGGIFFGGYTLQRAQQHRNEAVEAQLAHYAQPMAAAQAQLGRELALTDMLAHHISPLDILYALSEMFGDRTQVAWTNFNITNLHEPTIARITFNLESASHNAINTLLGALDRSGVFTNVRPGEVTTITQNRKQIFQVQVRCNLTASAIKAFAKKRYPMPEIQIDEPETDTELRLSPPMTETLEDEKNE; this is encoded by the coding sequence ATGGCAAAAAATCAAGTCATAGCGATAGACATCGGCACAAACACAGCCAAAATGGTTCAGCTTGAGCAGTCATCTGGAGCTGTGCATCTCATCAACGCAAATATTGTGACGTATCCGGACAAAGAAGACCAACAGCAGGTCGCTGAATCGGTGAAACGTCTTTGGGAATCTGTTGGGGACTCCCCGGTACAAGGGAACCTTCGCTCACTGTTCAATCGGGATCGTACGGAAGTTGTTCTTGCCTTGCCGCGATTCTTGGTGAACACGAAACGCTTAGCCAATTTGCCTGCTGCAGGAGATGAACAGCTCGCGAGCATCGTCGCAATCGCTGCAGAAGCGGAACTCCCTTTCCGAATTGAAGAAGCAATCTTTACATATCACGATGTGCAGCGGACCTCAGAAGCCACCTCCGTAGAATTAATATCCACACGACGGGCGACGGTTACAGGTTATTTGGATCTCCTTGAACAAATTGGCGTTTCCCCATCGGGTGTCACACCGTCAATGATAGCGATCGCGGAAGTCGCAGCCAACAGCGCAGGCACAAAGTCTACGTTCGTTGTTGATATAGGTGCGGAACAAACAGATTTCTGTTTCATGCAGGGTCAGGAACTCCGCTTTTCACGTAGTTTCCGACTCGGCGGTAATCATCTCTCTGAACATATTAGCAGCAGCTTGAATATAGATATTGAGGCGGCAGCACAGGAGAAACAGTACGTCTCTGCAAGCGAGGCTCCGGCATCCACGTGGACAACACAGTTTATCGCGGAACTTCAACGTTCCATTGTTGCTGCCACCGCACATCGTGAATCGAATAGTCGTCGGTCATCAGTTATCAATGATCAGTTACAAGAAGGTTCTGTGGCTGCGACGGGAGATTCTTTAACCGATAACCATTCAGCAGAAGAGGAAACCGAACTCTGGCTGTGTGGTGAGGGTGCTCGTGTCCAAGACCTCGCATCCATTTGTGAAGCAGAACTCGATATTCCAACACAATTGTGGAATCCGCTTCACACACTCCAACAGCACGCAGATATTGACATCCGTCCCCTTCATCCGGGGGTAGAAGCTATTCTGGACGAGTGGGGTGATACGCTTGCCGTTCCTTTGGGTGTTGGACTCAATGCGCTAAAACCGGGACCCCAGGTTTCCCTGTTGCCGCAAGAGGCAGTTGAGACACTCACACAGACTACACGGCAACGTCAACTTTTAGCCGCTGCTGGATTGGGCATCTTGTTGGTTGGGGGAATCTTTTTCGGCGGTTACACGCTCCAACGCGCACAACAACATAGAAACGAAGCGGTAGAAGCGCAGCTTGCGCATTACGCGCAACCGATGGCTGCCGCACAAGCACAACTTGGAAGAGAATTGGCACTTACTGACATGTTAGCGCATCATATCTCACCACTTGATATTTTATATGCCCTCAGCGAGATGTTTGGAGACAGAACACAGGTTGCCTGGACCAATTTCAATATTACGAACCTTCACGAACCAACGATAGCGCGCATTACATTCAATTTGGAAAGTGCTTCTCATAACGCCATCAATACACTCTTGGGTGCACTTGATCGTTCCGGTGTGTTCACCAATGTTCGGCCCGGTGAGGTCACAACAATTACCCAGAACAGGAAACAGATTTTTCAAGTACAGGTGCGGTGTAACCTAACAGCATCCGCTATCAAAGCATTCGCTAAGAAACGCTATCCAATGCCGGAAATACAAATTGATGAACCAGAAACGGATACAGAACTGCGTCTTTCACCGCCTATGACTGAAACTCTTGAAGACGAGAAAAACGAATAA